One genomic segment of Aquipluma nitroreducens includes these proteins:
- the rlmH gene encoding 23S rRNA (pseudouridine(1915)-N(3))-methyltransferase RlmH, protein MRICLLVIGKTDEAYLQKGLEVFLKRIPHYISFEMKAIPDIKNSKNLSEDQQKEKEGELILQQLTTSDELFLLDEQGMEASSVEFARFLEKKMVSGIKRLVFVIGGPYGFSGSVYSRANGKMSLSKMTFSHQMVRLIFLEQLYRAMTILKGEPYHHQ, encoded by the coding sequence ATGAGAATATGCCTGCTGGTAATCGGTAAAACTGACGAAGCTTATTTGCAAAAAGGACTTGAAGTCTTCCTGAAACGAATACCTCATTATATCTCTTTTGAAATGAAAGCAATACCAGACATCAAGAACTCTAAAAACCTTAGTGAAGACCAACAGAAAGAAAAGGAAGGAGAGCTCATTCTCCAGCAACTAACCACCTCCGACGAATTATTTTTGCTCGACGAACAAGGGATGGAAGCTTCTTCGGTAGAATTTGCACGCTTTTTGGAGAAAAAAATGGTCTCAGGAATTAAGCGGTTGGTCTTTGTCATTGGTGGACCGTACGGATTTTCAGGAAGCGTTTATTCACGGGCAAACGGAAAGATGAGTCTTTCGAAAATGACCTTTTCGCACCAAATGGTTCGGTTGATTTTTCTGGAACAGCTTTACCGTGCAATGACTATCCTGAAGGGAGAACCTTATCATCATCAATAA